One Brachyspira pilosicoli P43/6/78 genomic window carries:
- a CDS encoding 4Fe-4S dicluster domain-containing protein translates to MAKGRVIIDSEQCKGCSNCVSVCPTKILYLDKENMNSWGYYPAAVTDMEKCIGCANCAMMCPDICIKVERLDEKKEGK, encoded by the coding sequence ATGGCTAAAGGTCGTGTTATTATTGATAGTGAACAATGTAAGGGTTGTTCTAATTGTGTATCTGTATGTCCTACCAAGATATTGTATTTAGATAAGGAAAATATGAATTCTTGGGGGTATTATCCTGCAGCGGTTACAGACATGGAGAAATGTATAGGCTGTGCTAACTGTGCCATGATGTGCCCAGATATATGTATAAAAGTAGAGAGACTTGATGAGAAGAAGGAGGGTAAATAA